In Rhineura floridana isolate rRhiFlo1 chromosome 12, rRhiFlo1.hap2, whole genome shotgun sequence, a single window of DNA contains:
- the USP28 gene encoding ubiquitin carboxyl-terminal hydrolase 28 isoform X3 codes for MTAELQQAQEGGAAAAGSQRRGGSVLINQLREITGIQDPLFLLAALKAADGNLMQAVGFLTEHHAKESGQEAVATEPSACEGSVAGKNQATGPVEATQDGKAALQEAVSSGASDFPSIQVTEKNHNATVNVGYEPSVAESNNRSKRKRCDVWGDNSAQNEWRRAGEWPVGMRNIGNTCWFSAVMQSLFQLPEFRRLVLGYSLPESVLENCQSPSKKRNIAFMQELQYLFALMLGTLRKSVDPSAALERLRCAFRSPEEQQQDVSEFTHKLLDWLEDAFQLAVDVNGSSQDKSENPMVQLFYGTFLTEGIHEGKTFSKIETFGQYPLQVNGYKNLNECLEGAMIEWETEPSSANQSVKYGQQRWFTKLPPVLTFELSRFEFNQSLGQPEKIHNKLEFPQIIYMDRFIYGNKELIQAKREKIKKLKDQIAVLQQKLERYTRYGSGVGHFPLPDMLQYVLEFASTRLPTVAPSTQALTPTAECQTSETPRAQSRVTVIQAESARGVASSLATSHQGLVNKSLQSPRPPVEMPEYPIPRQITKDEISLVMTCLQRWREEVEQDIEELKNSIALLSQSIDQMYSDPLLHQVPFHLHAVLVHEGQANAGHYWAYIYNQPRKSWLKYNDISVTESSWEELERDSFGGLKNASAYCLMYINKKLPHFAADNVDGQVHQREVEALPLELQHYIQDDNWRLEQEVAEWEEQSSKMAQIDQSSSVESQDLSSESGQGQSCSSSSCERMAHSLSSEHAMIAKDQTAQAIAKTADAYETAGGRAALDKAFHEEYSRLYSLSTETPTPQNDPRLQHVLVYLLQNNAPKQVVERTLLEQFADKNLSYDERSISIMKVARAKLKEIGPDEVDMEEYKKWHEDYSLFRKVSIYLLTGLELYQNKQYYEALTYLVYAYQSNMALRMKGPKRGADASLIAVYRRKCLMKLNDAAAALFESSNELNVDEGVNILNELIIPCMHLIINNDISKDDLDAIEVMRSRWCAYLGKDMNEDLQLKLGEFLPRLLDCSPEGVVLKEPPKIRPNSPYDLCSRFAAVMESIHGASTVTVN; via the exons ATGACGGCCGAGTTGCAGCAGGCCCAGGAGGGGGGCGCGGCTGCCGCCGGGAGCCAAAGACGG GGTGGCAGCGTGCTCATTAACCAGCTGAGAGAGATCACAGGTATTCAGGATCCTTTGTTCCTCCTTGCAGCCCTGAAG GCTGCTGATGGAAACTTAATGCAGGCAGTTGGCTTCCTCACTGAGCACCACGCTAAAGAGTCGGGCCAAGAAGCCGTTGCTACAGAACCATCTGCCTGTGAAGGAAGTGTGGCTGGCAAAAATCAGGCAACCG GTCCAGTTGAAGCAACTCAAGATGGTAAAGCTGCTCTGCAGGAAGCTGTTTCTTCTGGAGCTTCAGATTTTCCAAGCATTCAAGTCACAGAGAAGAATCATAACGCAACAGTGAATGT AGGCTACGAACCAAGTGTGGCGGAAAGCAACAATCGCTCCAAAAGGAAACGATGTGATGTCTGGGGAGACAACTCTGCCCAAAACGAGTGGAGGAGAGCAGGTGAATGGCCAGTAGGGATGAGGAATATTGGAAATACTTGCTGGTTCAGTGCAGTCATGCAG TCTCTCTTCCAGCTGCCAGAATTCCGACGGTTGGTTCTCGGCTACTCCCTCCCAGAGAGTGTACTTGAAAATTGTCAAAGCCCAAGT aagaagaggaacattGCATTCATGCAGGAACTCCAGTATCTCTTTGCTTTAATGCTGGGAACACTCCGTAAATCTGTAGACCCTTCTGCAGCCCTGGAACGTCTCAGATGTGCATTCAGATCTCCAGAGGAGCAGCAG CAAGATGTGAGCGAATTTACCCACAAACTTCTGGATTGGCTAGAAGATGCTTTTCAGCTGGCTGTAGATGTTAA TGGTAGCTCCCAGGACAAATCTGAAAACCCAATGGTACAACTTTTTTATGGGACATTTCTTACTGAAGGTATTCATGAAG GCAAGACCTTTTCCAAAATAGAGACCTTTGGCCAGTATCCCCTGCAGGTAAATGGTTATAAGAACTTGAATGAGTGTCTGGAAGGAGCCATGATAGAGTGGGAGACAGAACCATCATCAGCCAATCAGTCAGTGAAGTATGGGCAACAG CGCTGGTTTACGAAACTTCCTCCAGTGTTAACTTTTGAACTTTCCCGTTTTGAGTTTAATCAGTCACTTGGACAGCCAGAGAAGATACACAACAAGCTAGAATTCCCACAGATAATTTATATGGACAG GTTCATATATGGTAACAAAGAACTTATTCAAGCCAAAAGAGAAAAGATCAAGAAACTAAAAGATCAGATAGCAGTTCTGCAGCAGAAATTGGAAAG GTACACAAGGTATGGTTCTGGTGTGGGCCATTTTCCTTTGCCAGATATGCTGCAGTATGTTCTTGAATTTGCAAGTACCAGGTTGCCGACGGTTGCACCCTCCACTCAAGCCTTGACACCAACAGCTGAATGCCAAACATCAGAGACCCCTCGAGCACAAAGCAG GGTAACAGTGATACAAGCTGAAAGTGCCAGAGGTGTAGCCTCTTCCCTAGCCACATCTCACCAGGGACTAGTCAACAAATCCCTCCAGTCACCCAGACCTCCTGTAGAGATGCCAGAATATCCCATCCCCCGTCAGATCACAAAGGATGAAATAAGTCTTGTTATGACCTGCTTGCAACGATGGCGAGAAGAGGTTGAGCAGGACATAGAAG AATTGAAGAACTCCATTGCGCTGCTTTCTCAGTCCATTGACCAGATGTACTCTGATCCTCTGCTCCATCAG GTCCCTTTTCACTTGCATGCTGTCTTGGTCCATGAGGGCCAGGCCAATGCTGGCCATTACTGGGCCTACATCTACAACCAGCCCCGAAAGAGCTGGCTCAAGTACAATGACATTTCTGTGACAGAGTCATCCTGGGAAGAACTGGAGAGGGACTCTTTCGGGGGCCTGAAAAATGCCAGTGCCTACTGCCTGATGTACATAAATAAAAAGCTACCACACTTTGCTGCAG ACAATGTCGATGGGCAGGTCCACCAGAGAGAAGTGGAAGCTCTCCCTCTGGAACTCCAGCACTACATACAAGACGACAACTGGAGGCTTGAGCAGGAGGTGGCAGAGTGGGAGGAGCAGTCCAGCAAGATGGCCCAGATAGATCAGTCGTCGTCGGTGGAGTCTCAGGATCTCTCTTCCGAATCGGGACAAG GACAGtcttgttcctcctcctcctgtgaaCGGATGGCGCATTCCCTCTCCTCTGAACATGCCATGATCGCCaaagatcagacagctcaagccATTGCCAAGACAGCTGATGCATATGAGACGGCTGGTGGGCGGGCAGCTCTTGACAAG GCATTCCATGAAGAATACTCCAGGCTGTACTCGCTGTCCACAGAGACTCCAACACCACAAAATGACCCCAGGCTCCAGCATGTCCTCGTTTACCTCCTGCAGAACAATGCTCCAAAGCAAGTGGTAGAGCGGACCCTTCTGGAGCAGTTTGCAGACAAAAACCTCAGCTACGATGAAAG ATCAATTAGCATTATGAAGGTAGCACGAGCCAAGTTGAAAGAGATTGGCCCTGATGAGGTAGATATGGAAGAGTACAAG AAATGGCACGAAGACTACAGTTTGTTTCGCAAAGTGTCCATTTACCTGTTGACAGGCTTGGAACTCTACCAGAACAAACA GTACTATGAGGCTCTGACCTACCTGGTCTATGCCTATCAGAGCAATATGGCCTTGCGGATGAAGGGACCCAAAAGAGGCGCAGATGCATCTTTAATTGCTGTCTACAGACGGAAATGTCTCATG AAACTGAATGATGCTGCGGCAGCTCTGTTTGAAAGCAGCAATGAGCTGAATGTGGACGAAGGTGTGAACATCTTGAATGAGCTGATCATACCCTGTATGCACCTCATCATAAACAATGATATCTCCAAGGATGATCTGGATGCCATTGAAGTCATGAGAAGCCGTTGGTGTGCTTACCTGGGAAAAGACATGAATG AGGACCTGCAACTGAAGCTAGGTGAATTTCTACCCCGTCTACTGGATTGTTCTCCTGAAGGAGTAGTTCTGAAAGAGCCACCCAAGATCCGCCCCAACTCTCCCTATGACCTCTGCAGTCGATTTGCAGCTGTTATGGAGTCCATTCATGGGGCCTCAACTGTCACCGTAAATTAA